ACGGGGCGCTCGCGCGCACCGCTCAGCGGGTGGCGGCGCGCATGGGCGTGACCGGGGGGGAGGACGACGACGGGACGGACCCCCTCGCCGAGCAGATCGTCGCTGCCAAGCAGCGGCAGCGCGCCGCGGAAGCCGAACTCGAGAAGGCGCGCGATTTCGCCCGGTCCAAGGAGCGCGCGTGGGAGCGCCTCGAGAGCATCATCCACGAGTCGCGGAACCTCGCGGCGGCGTGGGACAGCGCTGGGCCGGAGGAGCGCCGCATCCTGCTCGATTACTGGGTCCTCGACGTGCTCATCGTGGTCGAGCCGATCCCCGGGATGAAGCGCGCCAACCAGAAGACGGCCCTCGTCCGCCTCCGCAGCGCGCCCAACGCGCCGCGGCACTTCGAGCTCACGACCGGGAGCGCTCAGCGCTCCCGCGAGGACACGGCGTCGAGGGCGGAGCCCAGCTCCGCACGGACGCCCTCGTCGAGCTCCACTTCCAAGCGGTCGCGCAGGGCGGCGGCCGAGGCGGAGCCGCCCAGCCGCCCGAGCGCCCAGGCAGCGTGCGAGCGCACGAGCGGCTCGTCGTCGGACAACGCGGCGGCGAGCGACGGCACGTCGTTAGGGGAGCCCACGTTGCCGAGCACCACGGCCGAGTTGCGCTTGAGCCCACGCAGCTTCGCGCGCTTCATCGGTGAGCCCTTGAACGCCGCGGAGAACTCGGACTGCGACATCGCGAGTAGAGTGCGTGCGAGGGTACTCGCGTCCTTGCCTAACAGCACGGAGCGGGGCGCGAACGCCGGCTCGGAAAGCGCCTTCGCGAACTTATGGTTGTACGGACAGACCTCCTGACACACGTCGCACCCGTACAGCCGGTCGCCCACCCCCGCCCGCAGCCCCTCCGGGATCTCGCCCCGCTGCTCGATCGTCAGGTACGACACGCACCGCGCCGCGTCGAGCACCCGCGGCGCGACGAACGCGTCCGTCGGGCAGGCGTCGAGGCACCGCGTGCACGTCCCGCACCGGTCCGCCCCGAACGGCGCGCTCGGCGGGAGTTCGGCCGCGAGGACGAGCGCGCCGAGGACGAAGAACGAGCCGAGCCGCGGGTTGAGCAGGTTCGTGTTCTTGCCGAACCAGCCGAGCCCCGCGCGCCGCGCGAGGTCCCGCT
The Gemmatimonadetes bacterium T265 genome window above contains:
- the queG gene encoding epoxyqueuosine reductase: MTVVGEELARRLEAQAYGLGFDLVGFARLGPAETAGAFEDWLAAGYAGEMAYLARGAEKRRDTRLPYAGAASAVVVALDYGGREPAGPVARYARGGDYHDVIVERLRELHAWLGDTLGAGVPGKAYADTGPILERDLARRAGLGWFGKNTNLLNPRLGSFFVLGALVLAAELPPSAPFGADRCGTCTRCLDACPTDAFVAPRVLDAARCVSYLTIEQRGEIPEGLRAGVGDRLYGCDVCQEVCPYNHKFAKALSEPAFAPRSVLLGKDASTLARTLLAMSQSEFSAAFKGSPMKRAKLRGLKRNSAVVLGNVGSPNDVPSLAAALSDDEPLVRSHAAWALGRLGGSASAAALRDRLEVELDEGVRAELGSALDAVSSRER